From a region of the Citricoccus muralis genome:
- the rpsN gene encoding 30S ribosomal protein S14 — MAKKSMIAKNEQRKVIVARYAEKRLELKKTLVDPNASDEAREAARVGLQKLPRNASPVRVRNRDAIDGRPRGTFQKFGISRVRFRDMAHRGELPGITKSSW; from the coding sequence ATGGCCAAGAAGTCCATGATTGCCAAGAACGAGCAGCGTAAGGTCATCGTTGCCCGCTATGCCGAGAAGCGCCTGGAGCTGAAGAAGACCCTGGTCGACCCGAACGCTTCTGATGAAGCGCGCGAGGCCGCCCGCGTGGGCCTGCAGAAGCTGCCCCGCAACGCCTCCCCGGTGCGCGTCCGCAACCGCGACGCCATCGACGGCCGCCCGCGCGGTACCTTCCAGAAGTTCGGCATCTCCCGTGTCCGCTTCCGCGACATGGCCCACCGTGGCGAGCTGCCGGGCATCACCAAGTCGTCCTGGTGA
- the rpmG gene encoding 50S ribosomal protein L33, giving the protein MAKDKDVRPIIKLKSTAGTGYTYVTRKNRRNTPDRIVLKKFDPVARQHVEFREER; this is encoded by the coding sequence ATGGCCAAGGACAAGGACGTACGTCCCATCATCAAGCTGAAGTCCACCGCCGGCACCGGGTACACCTATGTGACCCGCAAGAACCGCCGCAACACCCCGGACCGCATCGTGCTCAAGAAGTTCGATCCGGTTGCACGCCAGCACGTCGAATTTCGAGAGGAGCGCTGA
- the rpmB gene encoding 50S ribosomal protein L28 encodes MAANCQVTGAGPGFGHSISHSHRRTKRRFDPNIQKKTYWVPSLRRNVTLTLSAKGIKTIDVRGIDAVIADLLAKGVKL; translated from the coding sequence ATGGCAGCAAACTGCCAGGTAACCGGGGCTGGGCCAGGTTTCGGCCACAGCATTTCCCACTCGCACCGTCGCACCAAGCGCCGGTTCGACCCGAACATCCAGAAGAAGACCTACTGGGTTCCGTCCCTGCGCCGCAACGTGACGCTGACCCTGTCCGCCAAGGGCATCAAGACCATTGACGTGCGCGGTATCGACGCCGTCATCGCCGACCTGCTCGCCAAGGGAGTGAAGCTCTGA
- a CDS encoding MarR family winged helix-turn-helix transcriptional regulator — translation MDRGAESSAETGLDGVRWLSAAERRAWLTLVATHMQLMPTLEADLQMEGTVSFFEYQVLAMLSESGEALPMSELAARTNSSLSRLSHVARKLESRGLMRRSPSSEDARVTMAVITDEGMAEIVRLAPHHVASVRARLLDSLDDRDLADLGRIGSKILAHLDPEHWVFRDPALANDKPRPA, via the coding sequence GTGGACCGGGGCGCGGAGTCCTCCGCGGAGACCGGCCTCGACGGCGTCCGCTGGCTGTCCGCCGCGGAACGCAGGGCCTGGCTGACCCTCGTGGCCACCCACATGCAGCTCATGCCCACCCTGGAGGCAGACCTTCAGATGGAGGGCACCGTCAGCTTCTTCGAGTACCAGGTGCTGGCCATGCTCTCGGAGAGTGGTGAGGCATTGCCGATGAGCGAGCTCGCCGCGCGCACGAACTCCTCCCTGTCACGGCTGTCCCATGTGGCGCGCAAGCTCGAGAGTCGTGGCCTGATGCGGCGCAGCCCCTCGAGCGAGGATGCTCGCGTCACCATGGCCGTCATCACGGACGAGGGGATGGCTGAGATCGTCCGTCTGGCCCCCCACCACGTGGCCAGCGTGCGCGCGCGGTTGCTGGACAGCCTGGATGACCGCGACCTGGCCGACCTGGGCCGGATCGGCTCCAAGATCCTCGCGCATCTGGACCCGGAGCACTGGGTCTTCCGGGATCCGGCCTTGGCGAACGACAAGCCCCGGCCCGCCTAA
- a CDS encoding aspartate aminotransferase family protein: MTIQPVSPDPSISEDLLAAGRKAYDLDREHVFHSWSAQRTITPMTVVQTEGPYVWDGKGHRLIDFSCQLINTNIGHSHPKVVAAIQEQAAGIATINPAHVNAARSEAARLVADLAPGDLNHVFFTNAGADAVEHAVRMARVHTGRPKVLSAYRAYHGGTDLAFALTADPRRNPVDKATAGVAHFMPAYPYRSYFHSTTEQEESERALAHLEQTILLEGPQSIAAVILESVPGTAGIYVPPAGYLQGVRELTRKYGILFIADEVMVGFGRTGQWFAVNHWGVEPDLLTFAKGVNSGYVPLGGVALSDAVYETFAETPYPGGLTYSGHPLACAAAVATLNAMQDEGMVANAARLGAEIIGPRLQEIFEAHPSVGDVRGLGAFWAVELVKNRETKEPMAAYGGSSPEMNELVAECKKLGLLPFQNMNRIHVAPPLNAPDEVVRHGLDILDQALAVTDRYVTG; this comes from the coding sequence ATGACCATTCAACCCGTGTCCCCCGACCCGTCTATCAGCGAGGATCTGCTGGCCGCCGGCCGCAAGGCCTACGACCTCGACCGCGAGCACGTGTTCCATTCGTGGAGCGCCCAGCGGACCATCACGCCGATGACGGTCGTCCAGACGGAGGGACCCTATGTCTGGGACGGGAAGGGCCACCGGCTCATCGACTTCTCCTGCCAGCTGATCAACACGAACATCGGCCACTCACACCCGAAGGTCGTGGCCGCCATTCAAGAGCAGGCCGCGGGTATCGCCACCATCAACCCCGCCCACGTCAACGCCGCCCGGTCCGAGGCGGCCCGGCTCGTGGCGGACCTGGCGCCCGGGGACCTGAACCACGTGTTCTTCACGAACGCCGGTGCGGACGCCGTGGAGCACGCCGTGCGGATGGCCCGGGTCCACACGGGCCGGCCCAAGGTCCTGTCCGCCTACCGCGCGTACCACGGGGGCACGGACCTGGCCTTCGCCCTGACCGCAGACCCCCGGCGGAATCCCGTCGACAAGGCGACGGCCGGCGTCGCCCATTTCATGCCCGCCTATCCGTACCGCAGCTATTTCCACTCGACCACCGAGCAGGAGGAGTCCGAGCGCGCGCTGGCGCATCTGGAGCAGACCATCCTGCTGGAGGGGCCGCAGTCGATCGCGGCGGTGATCCTGGAGTCCGTCCCCGGCACCGCGGGGATCTACGTGCCGCCGGCCGGGTATCTGCAGGGGGTACGGGAGCTGACCCGCAAGTACGGCATCCTGTTCATCGCGGACGAGGTCATGGTGGGCTTCGGCCGCACCGGCCAGTGGTTCGCGGTCAACCACTGGGGCGTGGAGCCGGACCTGCTGACCTTCGCCAAGGGCGTGAACTCCGGCTACGTGCCACTCGGCGGGGTGGCCCTCTCGGACGCGGTCTACGAGACCTTCGCCGAGACGCCCTACCCGGGCGGGCTGACGTACTCGGGCCACCCGCTGGCGTGTGCCGCGGCCGTGGCCACGCTGAACGCGATGCAGGACGAGGGCATGGTGGCCAACGCGGCCCGGCTGGGTGCGGAGATCATCGGACCGCGTCTGCAGGAGATCTTCGAGGCGCACCCCTCCGTGGGCGACGTCCGCGGCCTGGGCGCCTTCTGGGCCGTGGAGCTGGTGAAGAACCGGGAGACCAAGGAGCCCATGGCCGCCTACGGCGGATCCTCCCCCGAGATGAACGAGCTCGTGGCCGAGTGCAAGAAGCTGGGGCTGTTGCCGTTCCAGAACATGAACCGCATCCATGTGGCCCCGCCACTGAACGCCCCAGACGAAGTGGTGCGCCACGGACTGGACATCCTGGACCAGGCCCTGGCGGTCACCGACCGGTACGTCACCGGCTGA
- a CDS encoding DUF6328 family protein, with the protein MSRAAHGPEPADENASPAQDGESASPETAFRHETPAEKLDRNWSDLLQELRVMQTGTQIVTAFLMTLPFQARFAEVASHLQGWYLALLVTAVLLTVLMLLPVVIHRRFFGQLVKNRTVALGDRVVRICLAGMGLLLAGCVAFIAHVLVATDVAWWITGATALVIAVLMGVLPPLLRPGPRAGGQTRTGPPGGESPVLSR; encoded by the coding sequence GTGAGCCGCGCGGCGCACGGCCCCGAGCCGGCCGACGAGAACGCCTCCCCGGCGCAGGACGGAGAGAGCGCGTCCCCGGAGACGGCCTTCCGGCATGAGACGCCGGCGGAGAAGCTGGACCGCAACTGGAGTGACCTGCTCCAGGAGCTGCGGGTGATGCAGACCGGGACACAGATCGTCACGGCGTTCCTGATGACGTTGCCGTTCCAGGCCCGGTTCGCGGAGGTGGCCAGCCATCTCCAGGGGTGGTATCTGGCGCTGCTGGTGACGGCGGTGCTGTTGACCGTCCTGATGCTGCTGCCCGTGGTGATCCACCGGCGCTTCTTCGGCCAGCTCGTCAAGAACCGCACCGTGGCGCTGGGGGACCGCGTGGTGCGGATCTGCCTGGCTGGGATGGGACTGTTGCTGGCCGGTTGCGTGGCGTTCATCGCCCACGTCCTGGTGGCCACTGACGTGGCCTGGTGGATCACCGGCGCCACCGCCCTCGTGATCGCGGTGCTGATGGGGGTGCTCCCGCCGCTGCTGCGCCCCGGGCCGCGGGCCGGCGGCCAGACCCGTACCGGGCCACCAGGTGGGGAGTCTCCCGTGCTCAGCCGGTGA
- a CDS encoding ATP-dependent DNA ligase translates to MARSARQTYTVGEHQLSVSSLDKVLYPATGTTKAEVMQYFLAVADVLIPQVAQRPVTRKRWVDGVGTAEKPGQVFFRKDLEDSAPSWIPTGRIAHTDHTNTYPLANEPAVLAWFAQVAALELHTPQWRFGRNGQPCNPDRLVLDLDPGEGVGLADCAEVARWCRDILADMGMESYPVTSGSKGIHLYAALDGQHNADAISAVAHELAKALEADHPDEIISSMRKASRAGKVFVDWSQNNGSKTTVAPYSLRGRDRPWVAAPRTWVELDDPDLKHLELADVLERVADGQDPLAPLGWVPDGADSSDGPDGGDAGRPPGARGRGNGSGTGAANDRLEKYRSMRDASKTAEPVPGEAPVERQLGEGERPTFVIQEHHARRLHWDFRLEHSGVLVSWAVPKGPPLDTGTNRLAVQTEDHPLEYGTFEGTIAKGEYGAGEVTIWDAGTIEIEKWREGKEVIAVLSGRPDGGLGGVPRRYALINAPGMGGEDNWLLHLMQDQPEANTAKPHEDRAPKPTTKATAKGSTAAGFTVADLPAPMLATSGRPADLTADEDWSYEMKWDGYRLLAGVSPGQVVLASRNGKDLTADYPSLQELTGLLTGPAAECGGAVLDGELVALDDQGRPDFGLLQEVSGRTSRGTRRRGRSSRTGHSGRTRQTDGSAAESEGIELRYLVFDILQLGPPGASGRQVRSLLRTTHGERREVLEAGVGNGDVVSVPPGYRGTLARAQQASRDLGLEGVVAKRTDSLYLPGRRGSAWIKLKLQQHQEVVVIGAREGKGGRSGGIGSLLVAVPDEAGELRYAGRVGTGFSATQLAETEARLRPLHRKTPPVPDVPAEDRSDAWWVTPSLVGELSLAGRTRSGRVRQASWRGWREDKSPDEVRWEIP, encoded by the coding sequence ATGGCACGATCCGCGCGGCAGACTTACACCGTCGGTGAACACCAGCTCTCCGTCTCCAGCCTCGACAAGGTGCTCTACCCGGCCACCGGCACCACCAAGGCCGAGGTCATGCAGTACTTCCTCGCAGTGGCGGACGTGCTCATACCGCAGGTGGCCCAGCGCCCGGTCACCCGCAAGCGGTGGGTGGACGGCGTGGGCACGGCAGAGAAGCCCGGACAGGTGTTCTTCCGCAAAGACCTCGAGGACTCTGCGCCGTCCTGGATCCCGACCGGCAGGATCGCGCACACTGACCACACCAACACCTATCCGCTGGCCAATGAGCCGGCCGTGCTGGCGTGGTTCGCCCAGGTCGCCGCCCTGGAGTTGCACACTCCCCAGTGGCGCTTCGGCCGGAACGGGCAGCCGTGCAACCCGGACCGCCTGGTGCTGGACCTGGATCCGGGGGAGGGGGTGGGCCTGGCCGACTGTGCCGAGGTGGCGCGCTGGTGCCGGGACATCCTGGCGGACATGGGCATGGAGTCCTACCCGGTGACCTCGGGGTCCAAGGGCATCCACCTCTACGCCGCGCTGGACGGCCAGCACAACGCGGACGCCATCAGTGCGGTGGCCCACGAGCTGGCCAAGGCGTTGGAGGCAGATCATCCGGATGAGATCATCTCCAGCATGCGCAAGGCCAGCCGCGCCGGCAAGGTGTTCGTGGACTGGAGCCAGAACAACGGATCCAAGACCACCGTGGCTCCCTACTCATTGCGCGGGCGGGACCGTCCCTGGGTGGCTGCGCCGCGGACCTGGGTGGAATTGGATGACCCGGACCTCAAGCACCTGGAGCTCGCGGACGTTCTGGAGCGGGTCGCCGACGGCCAGGACCCGCTGGCACCCCTCGGTTGGGTGCCGGACGGCGCAGACAGTTCCGACGGCCCGGACGGGGGCGACGCTGGCCGGCCGCCGGGTGCACGCGGCCGCGGCAACGGTTCGGGCACCGGCGCCGCGAACGACCGCCTCGAGAAGTATCGGTCCATGCGGGACGCGAGCAAGACTGCCGAACCGGTGCCGGGGGAGGCGCCCGTGGAACGGCAGCTCGGCGAGGGCGAGCGGCCGACCTTCGTCATCCAGGAGCACCACGCACGGCGACTGCACTGGGACTTCCGGCTCGAGCACTCCGGGGTGCTCGTGTCCTGGGCGGTGCCCAAGGGGCCGCCCCTGGACACCGGGACCAACCGGCTGGCCGTCCAGACCGAGGACCACCCCCTGGAGTACGGCACCTTCGAGGGCACCATCGCGAAGGGCGAGTATGGCGCCGGAGAAGTCACCATCTGGGACGCGGGGACCATCGAGATCGAGAAGTGGCGGGAGGGCAAGGAGGTCATCGCGGTGTTGTCCGGGCGCCCGGACGGCGGCCTCGGCGGGGTGCCGCGGCGCTATGCCCTGATCAACGCCCCCGGCATGGGCGGGGAGGACAACTGGCTGCTCCACCTCATGCAGGACCAGCCGGAGGCGAACACGGCGAAACCCCATGAGGATCGCGCCCCGAAGCCCACCACGAAAGCTACCGCGAAGGGTTCGACGGCCGCCGGATTCACCGTCGCAGACCTGCCCGCTCCGATGCTGGCCACCTCCGGTCGGCCGGCCGACCTCACTGCAGATGAGGACTGGTCCTACGAGATGAAGTGGGACGGCTACCGTCTCCTGGCCGGGGTGTCGCCCGGGCAGGTTGTCCTGGCCAGCCGCAACGGCAAGGACCTGACGGCCGACTATCCCTCCCTGCAGGAACTCACGGGGCTGCTCACCGGGCCGGCGGCGGAGTGTGGCGGGGCGGTGCTCGACGGGGAACTCGTGGCCCTGGACGACCAGGGCCGGCCGGACTTCGGACTGCTCCAGGAGGTGAGCGGCCGCACCAGCCGGGGAACGCGGCGTCGGGGCCGGTCCAGCCGGACCGGACATTCCGGACGGACCCGTCAGACCGACGGGTCCGCCGCCGAATCGGAGGGGATCGAGTTGCGGTATCTGGTGTTCGACATCCTCCAGCTGGGGCCGCCGGGCGCCTCGGGGCGGCAGGTCCGCTCCCTCCTGCGCACCACCCATGGCGAGCGTCGAGAGGTGCTGGAGGCCGGCGTCGGGAACGGGGACGTGGTATCCGTGCCGCCGGGATACCGCGGGACGCTTGCCCGGGCCCAGCAGGCCAGCCGCGATCTCGGGCTCGAGGGCGTGGTCGCCAAGAGGACGGATTCCCTGTACCTGCCGGGGCGGCGCGGCTCCGCGTGGATCAAGCTGAAGCTGCAACAGCACCAGGAGGTCGTGGTCATCGGGGCCCGGGAGGGCAAGGGAGGCCGGTCGGGCGGGATCGGCTCCCTGCTGGTGGCCGTCCCGGACGAGGCGGGCGAGCTGCGGTACGCCGGGCGGGTGGGCACCGGTTTCTCGGCGACCCAGCTGGCGGAGACCGAAGCCCGGTTGCGGCCCCTGCACCGCAAGACCCCGCCGGTGCCGGATGTGCCCGCCGAGGACCGTTCCGACGCCTGGTGGGTCACCCCGTCCCTGGTGGGCGAGTTGTCCCTGGCCGGCCGGACCCGTTCCGGCCGCGTTCGACAGGCCTCGTGGCGGGGCTGGCGTGAGGACAAATCCCCTGACGAGGTGCGCTGGGAGATCCCGTGA
- a CDS encoding Ku protein, giving the protein MRAIWSGSITFGLVNVPVKAYSAAKKHDISFHQVHDADGGRIRYQRRCEVCGRKIDYEHIDKAYEDGEQTVVLTDEDFASLPEAQNDEIEVVQFVPSDQIDPIMFGKSYFLEPQGKSPKSYLLLRQALDDTDRTAVVTFALRQKTRLGALRVQDDILVLQAMHWADEVREVDFPATRSQAKIGTKEKKLAAALVDQFASDFTPEEFEDTYQVELHKLVDAKLEQGESLDTAATFGERGEEPGGGDTGEDAEVIDLMQALKASLDKKRGGRKAAGGRSGKGSGTASGTTSGGKSPAKSGAKSGAKSKTKSGTKSGTKSGSKSGTTSTAKAGTKSGAKSGSRSTTSSRKSGSASSAKRRKSA; this is encoded by the coding sequence ATGAGAGCCATCTGGTCTGGATCTATCACCTTCGGCCTGGTGAACGTCCCTGTCAAGGCGTACTCGGCGGCGAAGAAGCATGACATCAGCTTCCACCAGGTCCACGACGCCGACGGCGGCCGGATCCGGTACCAGCGCCGCTGCGAGGTGTGCGGGAGGAAGATCGACTACGAGCACATCGACAAGGCCTACGAGGATGGCGAGCAAACCGTGGTCCTCACCGACGAGGACTTCGCCTCGCTGCCGGAAGCGCAGAACGACGAGATCGAGGTGGTGCAGTTCGTCCCCTCGGACCAGATCGACCCCATCATGTTCGGCAAGAGCTACTTCCTGGAACCCCAGGGCAAGTCCCCGAAGTCCTACCTGTTGCTGAGGCAGGCCCTGGATGACACCGACCGTACCGCCGTGGTGACGTTCGCGCTGCGCCAGAAGACCCGGCTGGGCGCGTTGCGTGTCCAGGACGACATCCTGGTGCTCCAGGCCATGCACTGGGCGGACGAGGTCCGGGAGGTCGATTTCCCCGCGACCCGGTCCCAGGCCAAGATCGGCACCAAGGAGAAGAAGCTGGCGGCGGCCCTGGTGGACCAGTTCGCCTCGGATTTCACGCCGGAGGAGTTCGAGGACACCTATCAGGTGGAGCTGCACAAGCTCGTCGACGCCAAACTCGAGCAGGGCGAGTCCCTGGACACTGCCGCCACGTTCGGCGAGCGCGGGGAAGAGCCGGGTGGCGGGGACACCGGCGAGGATGCCGAGGTCATCGACCTGATGCAGGCCCTGAAGGCGTCCCTGGACAAGAAGCGGGGCGGTCGCAAGGCGGCCGGCGGCAGATCCGGCAAGGGCTCAGGCACGGCGTCCGGCACCACGTCGGGGGGCAAATCACCAGCGAAATCGGGAGCCAAATCGGGGGCGAAATCGAAGACGAAGTCCGGAACCAAGTCCGGTACCAAGTCCGGTTCCAAGTCCGGAACCACATCGACTGCGAAGGCCGGAACCAAGTCCGGCGCCAAGTCCGGCTCGAGGTCCACGACGTCGTCCCGGAAGTCGGGGTCCGCCTCGTCGGCGAAGCGTCGCAAGAGCGCCTGA
- a CDS encoding DNA topoisomerase IB, with protein MPRLTASVPGSGGYTRRRAGTGFTYRGANGRRITNTKTLERIRSLVIPPAWTDVWIAASENAHIQATGIDDAGRKQYLYHPQWRARRDAEKYERALSFAEALPGLRRHVTRDLRPGTPGPDGTGGAGARDGNGEVSGRRRTLAAAVRLMDRGALRVGGSEHTGQLEAFGATTLQRRHMDVVGDDVHLVFRGKSGSEWDVTLRDADLAEFLAGVPATPRKAPALAYPVQSGRRREWKGVTAADVNDYLTDLAGLEFTAKDFRTWQGTVAAARSLARSHRAGVSGPDAVKIAVQAAADLLHNTPTVARESYVDPRVVDLFERGRVMDLDRQPDRALLRLLTGGD; from the coding sequence ATGCCCCGGCTGACGGCATCGGTTCCGGGCAGCGGGGGCTACACCCGCCGTCGAGCCGGTACGGGCTTCACCTACCGCGGCGCCAACGGCCGCCGCATCACCAACACCAAGACCCTCGAGCGCATCCGTAGCCTGGTCATCCCGCCGGCCTGGACCGATGTCTGGATCGCCGCCTCGGAGAACGCCCACATCCAGGCCACCGGGATCGACGACGCCGGCCGGAAACAGTACCTCTACCACCCCCAGTGGCGTGCGCGGCGGGACGCAGAGAAGTACGAGCGGGCCCTGTCTTTCGCCGAGGCCCTGCCCGGCCTGCGCCGCCACGTCACGCGGGACCTCCGGCCGGGGACGCCGGGCCCTGACGGTACGGGCGGAGCAGGGGCCCGCGACGGGAACGGCGAGGTGAGCGGCCGGCGTCGGACCCTGGCAGCGGCCGTGCGGTTGATGGACCGCGGCGCCCTGCGTGTGGGCGGCTCCGAGCACACCGGCCAGCTGGAGGCCTTCGGCGCCACCACCCTGCAACGACGGCACATGGACGTCGTCGGCGACGATGTCCACCTGGTGTTCCGGGGCAAGTCCGGCAGCGAGTGGGACGTGACCCTGCGGGATGCGGATCTCGCGGAGTTCCTCGCCGGCGTCCCGGCGACGCCACGCAAGGCCCCCGCCCTGGCTTATCCGGTCCAATCCGGCCGGCGCCGGGAGTGGAAGGGTGTGACGGCAGCGGATGTGAATGACTACCTCACGGACCTGGCGGGGTTGGAGTTCACCGCGAAGGACTTCCGCACGTGGCAGGGGACCGTGGCGGCGGCCCGATCCCTGGCCCGTTCACACCGCGCCGGAGTGAGCGGGCCGGATGCGGTGAAGATCGCCGTGCAGGCGGCGGCCGACCTGCTCCACAACACGCCCACCGTGGCCCGGGAGTCCTACGTGGACCCCCGGGTGGTGGACCTGTTCGAGCGGGGACGGGTAATGGACCTGGACCGTCAGCCGGACCGGGCGCTGCTGCGGCTGCTCACCGGCGGTGACTAG
- a CDS encoding DUF7218 family protein, whose product MAKKNASKESDAPQIKDEEMYESLREDGASKEKAARISNAAARDSRSEVGERGGESGSYDDWTVEELKDRAKELDLSGYSDLRKEELIDKLRNH is encoded by the coding sequence ATGGCCAAGAAGAACGCATCCAAGGAATCCGACGCCCCGCAGATCAAGGACGAGGAGATGTACGAATCCCTCCGCGAGGACGGGGCCAGCAAGGAGAAGGCGGCCCGGATCTCGAATGCCGCCGCCCGAGACAGCCGGTCCGAGGTGGGTGAGCGCGGCGGCGAATCCGGTTCCTATGACGACTGGACCGTCGAGGAACTGAAGGACCGTGCCAAGGAGCTGGACCTCTCCGGCTACTCCGATCTCCGCAAGGAAGAACTGATCGACAAGCTGCGCAACCACTAG
- a CDS encoding NRAMP family divalent metal transporter — protein sequence MEEPTQDPALANAPAARKRRPRNAQRTALLGAMFLMATSAIGPGFITQTTTFTVQLGAAFAFAILISILVDIAVQLNVWRIIGISGLRAQELGNKVLPGIGWVLAALVFAGGLVFNIGNIAGTGLGANAMLGVDPKIGGVVSAAVAILIFLSKRAGMALDRIVVMLGAVMILLMLYVAVVAAPPVGEALKNTVMPETVDILVITTLVGGTVGGYITYAGAHRMIDSGIRGPGAVKEITRTSILGIIVTGVMRVLLFLAILGVVASGVALTSDNQAAEAFQHAAGEIGLRMFGVVLWAASVTSVIGASYTSVSFITRTDGNPRRRNMLTVAFIAVCAVIYAFLGQAPQTLLVFAGAFNGLILPIGFAVLLWVALRRRDLLGGYLYPVWLIVIGVMAWLVTVFLAVYSFGPAIDLLTGA from the coding sequence ATGGAGGAACCCACGCAGGACCCCGCACTCGCGAACGCCCCGGCCGCCCGGAAACGGCGTCCGAGAAACGCCCAGCGCACGGCCCTGCTCGGTGCCATGTTCCTCATGGCGACCAGCGCCATCGGTCCGGGCTTCATCACCCAGACCACCACGTTCACCGTCCAGCTCGGCGCTGCCTTCGCCTTCGCCATCCTGATCTCGATCCTTGTGGACATCGCCGTACAGCTGAACGTCTGGCGCATCATCGGCATCTCCGGGCTGCGCGCCCAGGAACTCGGCAACAAGGTCCTACCGGGCATCGGCTGGGTGCTCGCGGCCCTGGTCTTCGCCGGCGGCCTGGTCTTCAACATCGGCAACATCGCCGGGACCGGCCTCGGGGCCAATGCCATGCTCGGCGTGGATCCGAAGATCGGCGGCGTGGTCTCCGCGGCTGTCGCCATCCTGATCTTCCTGTCCAAGCGGGCCGGCATGGCCCTGGACCGGATCGTCGTGATGCTCGGCGCCGTCATGATCCTGCTCATGCTCTATGTGGCCGTCGTGGCCGCGCCGCCCGTCGGAGAGGCCCTGAAGAACACGGTCATGCCGGAGACCGTGGACATCCTGGTCATCACCACCCTGGTGGGCGGCACGGTGGGCGGCTACATCACCTACGCCGGTGCCCACCGCATGATCGATTCGGGCATCCGCGGCCCAGGGGCTGTGAAGGAGATCACCCGCACCTCCATCCTCGGCATCATCGTCACCGGTGTCATGCGAGTGTTGCTGTTCCTGGCGATCCTCGGCGTGGTGGCCAGCGGCGTGGCTCTGACCAGTGACAACCAGGCGGCCGAGGCGTTCCAGCATGCCGCCGGCGAGATCGGGCTACGGATGTTCGGCGTGGTCCTGTGGGCCGCCTCGGTCACCTCGGTGATCGGCGCCTCTTACACCTCCGTCTCCTTCATCACCAGGACGGACGGCAACCCCCGCCGCCGCAACATGCTCACCGTGGCCTTCATCGCCGTCTGCGCCGTGATCTACGCCTTCCTGGGTCAGGCGCCCCAGACCCTGCTGGTCTTCGCAGGGGCGTTCAACGGCCTGATCCTGCCCATCGGCTTCGCCGTGCTGCTGTGGGTCGCCCTGCGCCGCCGGGACCTGCTGGGCGGTTACCTGTACCCCGTGTGGCTCATCGTCATCGGGGTGATGGCCTGGCTGGTGACCGTGTTCCTGGCTGTCTATTCCTTCGGCCCCGCCATCGACCTGCTGACCGGAGCCTGA
- a CDS encoding putative hydro-lyase: MTENLSTLSPAEARARFRAGLVRPTSGISAGYAQANLIIVPAPHAFDLLLFAQRNPQPMPLLGVLDAGQVTSGLLAGGDIRTDVPRYVVYEDGMPVAEPTEITDWWREDLVTFIVGCSFTFEAALVAGGVPVAHQQQGVNVPMYRTSTRCAPAGTLSGPLVVSMRPVPASQVADAVRITSRYPAVHGAPVHVGAPHELGITDLSRPDFGDPVEIPAGHIPVFWACGVTPQAAVMESRPPLAIGHAPGHMLITDARDSDYLVP; the protein is encoded by the coding sequence ATGACCGAGAACCTGTCCACCCTCTCCCCTGCCGAGGCCCGGGCGCGCTTCCGCGCCGGGCTGGTGCGGCCGACGTCGGGCATCTCCGCGGGGTATGCCCAGGCCAACCTGATCATCGTCCCGGCGCCCCACGCCTTCGACCTGCTGCTGTTCGCCCAGCGCAACCCCCAGCCCATGCCCCTGCTGGGCGTGCTCGACGCCGGCCAGGTCACCTCCGGCCTACTGGCCGGCGGCGACATCCGCACGGACGTCCCGCGGTACGTGGTCTACGAGGACGGAATGCCGGTGGCGGAGCCGACCGAGATCACCGACTGGTGGCGGGAGGACCTCGTGACGTTCATCGTCGGCTGTTCCTTCACCTTCGAGGCAGCTCTGGTGGCCGGCGGCGTGCCCGTGGCCCACCAGCAGCAGGGGGTGAACGTGCCGATGTACCGCACCTCGACCCGATGTGCCCCGGCCGGGACCCTGTCCGGGCCACTGGTCGTCTCGATGCGGCCGGTCCCGGCGTCCCAGGTGGCCGACGCCGTCCGGATCACCTCCCGCTACCCCGCGGTCCACGGGGCGCCCGTGCACGTGGGGGCGCCGCACGAACTCGGGATCACGGACCTGTCCCGCCCGGACTTCGGCGACCCGGTGGAGATCCCGGCCGGGCATATCCCGGTCTTCTGGGCGTGCGGCGTGACCCCGCAGGCGGCCGTCATGGAGTCGCGACCCCCACTGGCGATCGGCCACGCACCCGGGCACATGCTCATCACCGACGCGCGGGATTCCGACTACCTGGTGCCCTGA